The Moorella glycerini genomic interval GGAGTACCGAGGTGCTGACTCCCTACGGACCGGTTACCGTCAAATGGGGGCTTTACCATGATCCTGAGGGCCGGGCAATCACTAACGTAGCCCCGGAATATGAATCCTGCCGCCGGGCCGCCCTGGCCGCCGGCGTGCCTGTAAAGGAAGTCTACGCCGCCGCCCTGGCTGCCGCCCGGGCCGTAAAGGTATGGTGACCTAAGCTAACCCCTTGCCTGCCAGCGACAGGTCAAAGGGTTAGCTTTTTTAGTGCCACCATAAGGACAGCAGGGCAGCAAAGACAAGGGCTGGTAAAAGGTTACCGGCGGGGATCTCCTTTATCTTCAGTACTCCAAGGGCAATGGCGATAATGAGCAATCCGCCGCTGGCAGTAATTTCGGTTACTGCTGGCGTCAGGTAGTTCTGCAGCCAGGCGGCCATGAGGGTCAAACTGCCCTGGTAAACAAGCACCGGCAGGGCCGCCAGGGCCACTCCCCAGCCCAGGGTGGTACTCATGGTAACGGCCAGGATGCCGTCCAGCAGAGCCTTGGCATAAAGGGTATTGTAATTGCCACGTAAACCAGCCTCCAGGGAACCCATAATGGCCATAGCACCGACACAGTAGAGAAGACTCGCGCCGACAAAGGCCCGGGTAAGCTCTCCGCTACCGCCCCGGGTAAGAAGTAGCTCCAGGCGCCGCCCCAGGCCGGCCAAACGCCCTTCAATATCCAGGAGTTCCCCGCTAATACCCCCGGCTACCAGGCTGACAATCACCAGCACGATATTTTTGCCCTGGGCGGCCATGGCCAGCCCCACCAGTAATATACCCAGGCCAGTGGCCTGGGTAACTGTTTTCAGCAGGCGCCGGGGCAGGCGCTGGCCAATTAAGGACCCTAAAAGGGAACCGGCCAGGATGGCCAGGACATTAACCCATGTCCCCCACAAGTTCTTCACCCCGATTTCAGGCGCCGGCCGGCGCCTTTTTCTTTAAAACTCCCTGGGTTTGCAAATTATCTCTCTGATTTTGGTGGCGAAAAAGTCCTGGGAATGGGCCGGGCGTAAAACCAGGGCCGTATCGACACCTTCGTTGCTGCCGCCCAGGGCAATGACATCCACCCCCGCCGGTATGAGACCAGCGTCCAGGGCCATGCCGGCAACCTCGACGGCCACCTTGGTGCCCTGGCCAAAGAGACGCAGGGTATTGGCGATAATTTCGGCCGGGTAAATGCCCTGGAAACTGAAGCGCAGGGCGCGGTCCAGGCCGGCCAGCAGGTGGGTGGTGGTCAGGACTTTAATCCCCCCATCCTCCAGGCGCCGGCGCGTGGCCGCATCCATTTCTATTTCCCCCGGATTTTTAAAACCGGCCTGGTGGGTAACGCAAACGATATTTAAGTCGTTATTCCCCAGGCACAGCGAGGCGCTGTAGCCGGTTGCCGAAGCAACAACCACATCCTTTAGCCCCAGCTGCCTGGCCCGTTCCAGGGCCAATTTCACCGTCCCTTCTGTATTTATCTTTCCTTTGGCTTGCCAGTATGTTGTCATGTATAGATTCCTGGCTCAAAAAACCTAACAAGTCTTGATACATTGTACCAATTCTTGATAGGCGGCCTCCCCATGACCAGGCTTTTCGCTCCTTTCGGATTTGATTTGCCTGCCCCTGGGAACAGGCTTCGCGACAGGGAGACCTCGGCCCCGGGGGTCTCACCCGGACGGGAGAACGGCACTTGAACCGGGCGTAAGGCGTGGCCTTAAGGAGAACCATAAAAGTTCCCGCCTTACGTTGACCGTTAAGTGGTCCAGCGCTTTAGTCTTTCAAGAGCCGGACGCCTCCGCGCGATCTGTTGGATGCGGCCTACCGGTTTGTCCGATACCGGTTAACGGGGTCACCTACTTGATAAAGCAAGCCGTTTCAAGTCGTGCCAGGCAGAGTAAAAAGATTCCTGTTTATAGCGGTCTAAACCGTTATGAACGGAAACCTTTTCGTCCAGCCGCTTGAAAAGCCGCTTTACCTTTCGGGTCATCCCTTTTCCTTCCCCAGGTAAGGTATCGACCTTTTGGTTCGACTTTTCTTTAATGGCTTGGATTTTTTGTTTTAACTCTTTAGTGATGCGTTCTTTAAAACCTATAGCCCGACGGGCAATTGTCATCGCGGCAGCATGGTGGATTGTTATCCCGTACCGCTCCATGTATTTCCAATAGCCGATAGTGGAAGTGTGAGCTGGCCGGACCGGCTTAAGGGGAAATTGGCTGCCATGCGGTTGAATTTTTTATTGGTGTCCAGCCGGTCTTTGCCGAAGTCCAGATCTTCTAAAGCGATGGGCTTGCCTAATGTTTTGGTAATATCCACCACTACCTGAGCCAGAACGCCGATGAGGTAAGCGCGTCTGAAACTGCGGCTGTAAGCCAATTCGGGCATCTTGATGTAAAAAAACCGTTCGGGTGCATTGTAACCTGAAATTCCCCGTCGAATTTATGCAGTGCCTTCGGATACGGTACGATAAATCCTTCCGGCCAGGGCTCGGGCTGGCCAAAATAGTTGACGTTGGCTAAAGCCACCCCGTCCGGGTTGGTGTCTAAGCCCACATAACCCAGGTTGGGGTCGGTCACCAATTCAGGCGCCGTCATGGTGAAGGCGATATGAACCCTGTACCGGCCGTCCCGGCCTTTGATCAGCTCTACGGTATAAGGCACGCCTGTTAAGAGCAATTCCCATACTTTCAACCGGTGTTTCTCCGGCAGCCAGAGCTTCCCTGTCACCCGCGGAGCCCTGGTCATTATCGGCCTCCCTTTGCTGTCTATGCCTTTTTGTTCGGATAAATGGGAAATAGTGATGTTAAGGCGGAATTCCCCGCCTTGATAAACTGCTCTTATGTTGGGATTGCCGTTTTTAGTGTCGTCACCGCGGGCGTATAACCGGTTCTGCCGGACGTCCCGCCATTCTTCCCGGCTGGCCTTGCCCTGGCAGACCTGCCGCCATAAAGAACGTCCCCCGAAAACTACCTTGGGGATAGTGACGTTAGCTTCATGCTTCTGGAGTTCGGCCAGTTTAGCGGCAAGCTTTTTGACCCGAGTCTTGCGGCCGTGGAATGTCCGTTTAGCTTGCTCTATTTTTGCGGGGTCATTGGCCTTAATCGCTTTGTCTAGATCCTTTTCAGCCCAGCGGAGTTTCTTTTTAGCCCGGCTCAGTTTGGTTTCTGTTTCCTCGATTTCTAACGACAGGAGTTCCTTTTGTGATTCTATGACAGCCTTCGCTTTCATTATGGCGTCGTCACAGTAGCGGGAGTTTAAGCCGCATACCCCTTGGCCTTCTTGTTTAAGTTCTTCCCGGGAACGACCCTCCAGCAACCTGTTGAACGCCCAGCGCTCGCAGGAGCAAAAAAGACGCATCTCCGTGTCCAGCGGGTCTTCATCCCCCCGGCTCCATTTCTCGGACCGGAAAGCAGGGTAAGCTTCCGGAAACCACTCGCCGCAGACGGTATACTTGAGGCCGCCGTTAAGTTCACTCATTTTCTTTTTGTTTTTTCTCTTTTTGTTCTTTCGCTGCTCCTTCATCTGGCTCCACTCCCGCGATTAGTTCCCGAAACCCCTGTCTCACTTTTTTGCCGCCCCTGGCCCCGTACAGCCGGGCAGAAAATGACGTGACTATGGCTAACAAATCCTTAACCAGTTCGCTTTGGGCGTCTTCCGGTTCTTTTTCCGCTATGGCGACTATTTCTACGCCGCAATATTTTAAATGACGCTCAATGTACGAATACCCAAAACGGGCCAGCCGGTCGGGGTACTCGATAATAAGCTTTTTGTATTCTCCCCCCTCGGCCAGTTTGATGGCATTGGTTAACCCCCGGCGTTTCTGGTTCAGGCCGCTGGCCACGTCCGCAAATTTCGCCCTGATGGTAAAACCGTGCTCTTTAGCGTATTGGCGCAACCGTTCCATCTGCCTCATCAGGTTGCCAGCATCAGCCTGCTTTTTAGTGGATACCCGGGCGTATAGCACGGCTGCCTCGCGTCCGTCAGTCAATTGATCGGACTGCAAAAGCCTGTTGAGTTCATCCATAGAGTAACGGCGCTGGCCTCCAGGCAAACGGACGGGCTTAATTAACCCTCGCTTTTCCCAATTGCGCAGGCTGTTAGGATGGACTCCTAATTTCTTTGCTGCTTTGCTGATGGTTAATAGTTCCATAATCTTATGGTAATCATTTTGTTATGTTTTGTCAATATTTATTAACCTTTAGCAGCTGCTACAACCCTCCCAAAAAAGACTTCTTAATCTCGTTGACTATTGAAGTGGTGCTGCTGTGTCCCGGAGCCGCGAATAGTGGAGCGCCGGTAATAGAACAGGCGAGGTGAGGTTACCGCTGTCGCCGCCGAGGACGCCTGAGCGTGCCTTTGAGAGGAAACAAGCGTAATCTCATAGAAGGCTCATAGCTTGCGGAACCAGCAGCCTCTTCATTGGCAATCCACAGGCGGCGAGCAGCGGTCCGAACCGAGCCGTAGTTCTGTCGGCGCGTAACTTTTGAGCGGCGAGGGACACAGCATCACCAACTGATAACTACCAGAGCCCGAAGCCTGTATCCGCCACCACTTACCTGAGCCCGCATTTTCATGTTTCGCCGGAGGAGGCGTTAGCCCCCCTCCATGATTGGTCGAGGGCTGGCTATACTTTGAAGCGAACTTTAATTTACAGCCCTTCTCTAAGCCGGAAGGGTTAAGGAGGGATGGTTCATAATGTTTCACGTGAAACATTTTCCCTGGTTAATACCGCTATAATCCTTTCTAAGTCCTCGGTTCCAAAATAATAGATTTCTATTTTACCTTTATTTTTCCCGTGATTCAGTTTGACCTTTGTGCTTAAAATGTGCTGGAGTCTATCTTCAAGTTGCTTGACTTCTAAATTAACTTTTTCGTACTTCACCTGCTTTTTCTGAGGGATTTGAAGGGCCTCAACTTGAGCCTGCATCTTTTTAGCAATTATTTCTGCCTCACGGACTGCTAACCCTTCTTCTTTAACTTTTTTTGCTAGCATTATCTGCTGTTCTCTGTCCTTCAAACTAAGGATTATCCTGGCATGTCCGGAGGATATTTCATTCTTCCGGAGCATCTCCTGTATTTCCTCTGGTAACTGCAACAGGCGCAGGGCATTGGCGATTACGGGCCGGCTTTTACCTACTCGGTGGGCGATTTCTTCCTGGGTAAGATTATGTTCGTTTATTAGTGCCTGGTAAGCTTCAGCTTCCTCGAGGGGATTGAGATCTTCCCGTTGCAGGTTCTCTATCAAGGCTATTTCAGCCGTTTCCCTGGCATCCAGGTCCTTGATGATGGCTGGTATTTCCTTTAATCCAGCCAATTTTGAGGCGCGCCAGCGGCGTTCGCCGGCAATTAGTTCGTACCTGTCATCGCCAACGGGTTTAATCACTATCGGCTGGATAACGCCGTGGCTTTTGATTGACAGGGCCAATTCCTCTAATTTCCCGGCATCGAAATCTCGCCTTGGCTGGTGCCGCCCGGCTATAATCCGGTCAATTGCTACGCTGGTTACTTCCCCTGCTATAACTTCTTTTTCTTCAGTTGGTGGCAATAAAGCTCCCAGGCCCCGGCCCAGGCCCCTTTTAACCATTGTTTATCACCTCCCTTGCCAGTTCTTGATAGGCTTCGGCCCCACGGGAACGGGGGTCATAAAGGCTGATTGGCTGGCCATAGCTTGGCGCTTCACTTAGCCGCACATTACGCGGGATAATGCTTTTAAATACTTTTTCGGGGAAGTGATTTTTCACTTCATCAACTACCTGCATGGATAAATTGGTCCGCGGGTCATACATTGTTAAGACAACCCCTTCTACTTTCAAGCGGGGGTTCAAGTGGCGCGCAACCAGCTGGATGGTGTTCATCAACTGGCCCAGCCCTTCCAGGGCATAATATTCACATTGAATAGGAATTAAGACGCCGTCGGCTGCCGTCAGGGCATTGATGGTGAGCAAACCCAGGGAGGGCGGACAATCGATTATTATGTAGTCATAGTTATCTTTGACTTCTTTCAGGGCTTTCTTTAATTTCTGCTCCCTGGCAATGGCAGTCACCAGTTCAACTTCAGCGCCTGCCAGTTCAATGGTCGCCGGCGCCAGGTCTAGAAGGGACACTCCTGTGGCGATAATTACACCGGCTATGGGTACGCCGTTAATAATGACATCATAGATACAGTGCTCGATGCGCAGGCGATCAATGCCCAGGCCGCTAGTGGCGTTACCCTGGGGATCAATATCTACCAGTAGTACTTTCTTTCCCGCCTGGGCTAAAAAGGCACTCAAATTGACGGCAGTGGTGGTTTTACCAACCCCTCCCTTTTGATTGGCAATGGCCATAACCTTGCCCATGGGATTGACCTCTCCCTTGACTTTTTTTCTTTATTTCGGCATGCTTGTTCGGGTTCCTGCCGGCCTTGATTATTTTCCCTCACTTCAGCGGCCGTTTGGCCGGCACCCCCACCCGGCGCGGGTAAGCTGGCGGTGTAGTCTTTTCCTTTTTGATTATAACTAAAATGCGCATTTCTTCTCCTTCTGGTAGTTGATGCCGCCATATTTTTGTCTCACCACCTCCCAAAAGGTTTATTGCCTTTTCAGCTGCTGCTAATTCTTGCTCTCCTGCCGGCCCCTTATAGGCAACCATAAAACCACCTACCTGTACCAGGGGCAGGCAGTATTCCGCCAGGGTAATTAAAGGCGCTACAGCCCGGGCTACGGCCAGGTTATATTTTTCCCGGTAATTTCTGTTTTGACCTACCTCCTCGGCCCGGCCCCACAAGCAATCAACCCCGTTTAACCCCAGCCTGGCAACTACCTTTTCCAGGAACTTAACCTTTTTTTGCTGGGCTTCCAGCAGTGTAAGCTGCATGTCCGGCCGGTATATTTTGAGGATAAAGCCCGGTATCCCTGCGCCGGTACCTACATCAATAATCCTGGCACCTGCCGGGATTTCCAGGGCACAAAAAAGGAGGAGGGAATCCAGGACGTGTTTCCGCCAGATTTCTTCCTCCTCAACAATGGCTGTCAAGTTTACCTGCTTATTTGACTCTAAAAGGAGATTGATATAACTTTTTATTTTAGCAATTTGTTCAGCCGTTATTTCCAGGCCGGCGTTCCGGATCAAGCTGGTAATTATGCTATTATTAACCGGCACAGGCATTAACCCCTTCCCGCCGTTTTTGTTCTAGATAGACCAGCAGGATACTGATATCAGCCGGGGTAACGCCTGGTATGCGCAGGGCCTGCCCCAGGGAACGAGGTCTTACCCTTTCCAGGTGATCGATGCTCTCCCGGGATAAGCCACGGATTTCCCGGTAATTGAGATTATCCGGTAAACGCCGT includes:
- a CDS encoding DUF554 domain-containing protein, with the protein product MKNLWGTWVNVLAILAGSLLGSLIGQRLPRRLLKTVTQATGLGILLVGLAMAAQGKNIVLVIVSLVAGGISGELLDIEGRLAGLGRRLELLLTRGGSGELTRAFVGASLLYCVGAMAIMGSLEAGLRGNYNTLYAKALLDGILAVTMSTTLGWGVALAALPVLVYQGSLTLMAAWLQNYLTPAVTEITASGGLLIIAIALGVLKIKEIPAGNLLPALVFAALLSLWWH
- a CDS encoding pyruvate kinase alpha/beta domain-containing protein is translated as MTTYWQAKGKINTEGTVKLALERARQLGLKDVVVASATGYSASLCLGNNDLNIVCVTHQAGFKNPGEIEMDAATRRRLEDGGIKVLTTTHLLAGLDRALRFSFQGIYPAEIIANTLRLFGQGTKVAVEVAGMALDAGLIPAGVDVIALGGSNEGVDTALVLRPAHSQDFFATKIREIICKPREF
- a CDS encoding IS607 family transposase — translated: MELLTISKAAKKLGVHPNSLRNWEKRGLIKPVRLPGGQRRYSMDELNRLLQSDQLTDGREAAVLYARVSTKKQADAGNLMRQMERLRQYAKEHGFTIRAKFADVASGLNQKRRGLTNAIKLAEGGEYKKLIIEYPDRLARFGYSYIERHLKYCGVEIVAIAEKEPEDAQSELVKDLLAIVTSFSARLYGARGGKKVRQGFRELIAGVEPDEGAAKEQKEKKQKENE
- a CDS encoding ParB/RepB/Spo0J family partition protein — encoded protein: MVKRGLGRGLGALLPPTEEKEVIAGEVTSVAIDRIIAGRHQPRRDFDAGKLEELALSIKSHGVIQPIVIKPVGDDRYELIAGERRWRASKLAGLKEIPAIIKDLDARETAEIALIENLQREDLNPLEEAEAYQALINEHNLTQEEIAHRVGKSRPVIANALRLLQLPEEIQEMLRKNEISSGHARIILSLKDREQQIMLAKKVKEEGLAVREAEIIAKKMQAQVEALQIPQKKQVKYEKVNLEVKQLEDRLQHILSTKVKLNHGKNKGKIEIYYFGTEDLERIIAVLTRENVSRETL
- a CDS encoding ParA family protein, yielding MGKVMAIANQKGGVGKTTTAVNLSAFLAQAGKKVLLVDIDPQGNATSGLGIDRLRIEHCIYDVIINGVPIAGVIIATGVSLLDLAPATIELAGAEVELVTAIAREQKLKKALKEVKDNYDYIIIDCPPSLGLLTINALTAADGVLIPIQCEYYALEGLGQLMNTIQLVARHLNPRLKVEGVVLTMYDPRTNLSMQVVDEVKNHFPEKVFKSIIPRNVRLSEAPSYGQPISLYDPRSRGAEAYQELAREVINNG
- the rsmG gene encoding 16S rRNA (guanine(527)-N(7))-methyltransferase RsmG gives rise to the protein MPVNNSIITSLIRNAGLEITAEQIAKIKSYINLLLESNKQVNLTAIVEEEEIWRKHVLDSLLLFCALEIPAGARIIDVGTGAGIPGFILKIYRPDMQLTLLEAQQKKVKFLEKVVARLGLNGVDCLWGRAEEVGQNRNYREKYNLAVARAVAPLITLAEYCLPLVQVGGFMVAYKGPAGEQELAAAEKAINLLGGGETKIWRHQLPEGEEMRILVIIKKEKTTPPAYPRRVGVPAKRPLK